The sequence TTTCCTGATTTTGTTGAATGTACAGGAATATACAATCGTGTCTGGCCTATAAAGTACAGTGTACTATATTTAGCAGTAATCTCAGGCAGAAAAAAACACATCGTGGTGTTTTTAAAGGTTGTTGATGACGTTAGTGAGTGGTTTTCacttaatgatgatttttcttTCCTAAAATAGATCAGTTGAACTTTTTGAATACATCAATATGAATAAATCGACTTTATGATTGTATAAATTATTTGTGCACTTTTCAAAAGGTGTGACTTATTTATGCCTGCTTTGAAGAATAAGGAATTCTTACCTTGGGAGATCAGTTTGCTGTACATGAGTCGAAATCGTCATAGCTGGGACCAGCTGATGACTGACCAAAATTTCGACTTACGCTTTTAAAttggaattggaaatacaATAGATtatcttaaataaataaagtgACAGCTTTTTTGAGAATAGCGGATTACCTCGGATATATCGTCTGTCTTAGACCATGCACGTATAACttggtttatacgtccatgcttACACTCacattcagaaaataaatatatcaaaatccCCTAAAGTCCTAATTCAAAATCCGAAATGAGTCGTTCCGTCAAAGCACCAATATTAACATATGGTGCTATATCGGTACATCGGTTGGAAATCGCGTGCACGACGCCGGACCATAATCAGACTGACCATTGTTTTGGGAGAGTCTTTCATTCCATTTTTCCattgataaaaattatttcagcAATATGGTCCCTAGGAATTTCATTCCAAACATGCGAATTTTATGAAACGTCTCTCGCGACTggttgagaaaaaaattgatccTGTACGGTATGcatacaaaataaacacatTCGTTACTTTTTAACCGATacgaaaaaaattcattacaaacattataacaacacggatatcatttcagatgaaccaTCCAGATTTTCACGTTGCTcttaaatataatcattttgatatagaacttttcattgttggcttcattattgtgggatttctctcgttatcatcatGCACGgatgtatcttctcgtctcagACCTAACTATACGTACGTACTCGTCTGGCATGTCGTCTAGTAACGAGTTGCGCATCGGCAATGATCTTTTTATCGGAGAAAAAAACTATATCTTAAATATCTgtcataaagataatattatcATAGATAAAGACGGATATGACGTCGTCCGCCCTGTGGTAAAATTAACACCGACAGCTGAATACACTTGACCGAGGAGGAAGCATTGCAGCGAGAAAGAGATTACCTCAAGGGAGATATAATGTGATATGTTTGCTTTAAAGCATGGAATAATGGACAATATCATCTTCAACCTTTTCCGAATctcaatgtattaaattagacGGCAAACAAAATAACTCCAGAAAGCATTCGCTTGCATGTTCAGGCTGGTTGGACCGTGACTGTTTACATTAATTTTCATAagaattattttatacaaaaatTCAACGATTTATACAAAAGTTCTGTAAATTCGAACACCGATTACACCTGTACtacgatttccgatttcaaaataaaactcCCTGTCCAGCTCCCGCCAgatgtggtgggtttgtaaggggcacgaacaaaattgaaatcaaataatgaaatcaaaattaaagatAAATAAGAGGATAATTCTTATTTGAAGATtaaaaagaatacagaatagaGGATAAGACTTTTCtcctcaaatatttcattacaagAAAAGATATGAAAgaagaatgatgaatacaatgtAATTGAATAGGAAtaatctaaaatgttattcaatTTATTATCCACATTGTCACATCGTTTAGAGATTAGTTTTGCCTCGGCTTTTTTTCGGTAATGGCAATAACGGACGCATCTCCTTGTGTGTAAACATCAACTACCAATTTCTATAGACATGCAGTTGAGTTGACAATTTAATAGATAGCGGATACTATATCAATTGTGGGGTTCAATACTTttattcataatcataatatatATAGGCCGCATTGCGTACCCAAATTAAACGAAATCTCGTTCGCCTGTCAGAGTGTAAGGTGTAGATTAGGAGGTGTGAAAACCTACCACTACACGCACCAGGTGAATTCCGGTAATGCACGACCCATTGTCTCTTCTCAGTCTCCAAGGATGCGCAGACGGCTCTGCGTAAATAGCCCAAAGCTTTCACATCTAAAATGTCACCTTCTTACTATACATGAAATTCACAAATTATGCAACTTTGTTTGTCGAAGTTGTACATACGATGCGCTACATGCAACCATCCGGATTTTGGAAACTCGTCGGGTTTAAACGTGAACGTTTTAGCGCGACCATTCTTCAGGGCAAACAGGAAAGGCAAActaaaatgttaaattttgTTGTTAAGTTGATCCTCACTTCATCCTTACGCCAAATAAAACGGACTTAGAGTGGTGAATCGAGAACTGCAACATGCATATCGTATAATCTTCTTTTGATACCATaaacattttgattaattgcaCTGCCCGAAAGAACAGAAAGCCAGCTTGAACGAATCGCAAGGTTAAAAACACCACGATCCGCTAGTCTGGCCTTATAAAGGATGGCTCGTTCTGTAACTGAATATGTAAATCAGGAATAGATGATACATAAAACAGCATAAATCTTAAGGCCTTATCTCAGTTTCTGCGTATATGTGCTACAGCTGGAATTGAGGGTGGTTGCGTGCGTTGGGGAGACTTGTTTCATACACAGGATGTAATTAGTCATTATTCGATCCGTCGTCTAGGGCTAACAactgaaatttgataaatcaataaaaatctgTCGGACAGTGTACCGGAATTTAGATGCCGGGGAAGTGTATAATTATAACCGGAAGTAAAAGTTAAATCTAGTTGCAATCTAATGTCGATTTATTGTACAGTAAGGTTTCTGTTTGATAGGCCCATAAAGATGTTTTGAGGGGGCACCTGGCTTGCAAACGCAATTATTCCATGGACATTAAAACGAGATGAGCCCATGATTCCGattatatatgaatacattagAAAATCACTAAATACCCGTGGAAACCATGGGGTTTCCTAAGCCCAGAACATTATTTTTCGAATGATTGCAATTTGTTGGAGCCTTGTAGAACCATTATATGACTGTTACGTTTCTTTTCCGCATGCCCGCGGAGATTATGCGggtgaattattgataatcaTTGCAGTTTAGCTTGAATTTATattaaaataactttattttgtCCGCGAGTGGCGTTTTTTCCTACTGTGCAAAAGTGGCATTTTTCCTGTAAAATTTGGTGGTGTTTTTTCGGTGGCATTTTTCCGTATACTACTACGTGCAGGCTTGTACATAATATACAAAAGTTCTCTGATGAGTTTCAATAACattcataatcaatagttCATTAATTATATACTTTCGACGTCTATAAAATCTGGAAAGAAGGGTGAAAATAAAACTTAAGCGTTCTATTTACCATCCTTAGTTTAAACTTTTAACGGTGGCAGTTTTCTACTGTCATTTTCACTGGTGGCTTTTTTCCGTTGGTATTTCTTCCGGTGGCATTTTTTTCCATACAATCCGTAGATATTACTTAAGAATTCTGTGCCATTATTTCAGCGTATAACCGTAATTAAAAAGGGAGTAACGTTCGCAGTTAGTGAAACAACATCTACAGGTTGGCTTAAACTAAAATGGCATATCAATCCCTTGAAAATTACTCAGAAAGGTCTACTAATCGTAGCATTAGATTAGAATATTGATTGtacaataaccacactcaaacatggtgaacggataataagataaaaatccactatgtacaaattaaaataattttaaaatcgataatcttttattcaaaaaatatgaaatacacgacgtttcgatccggggtttcgatctcaccctagagatcatcgtcaggcatcatcacacctgacgatgatctctagggtgagatcgaaacgtcgtgtattctatatctttagaataaattctttgaataaattctcgatttgaaaattcttttaatttgcaaatagtgggtttttatcttagaatattgatgattttctTGTAATTCAACTTAAGATTTTTACCAGAGGATTTTTACGTGAGGAATATTTACTGGGGCGGGGATATTACAACATCGTCGTGGTTCAGTTTGTTGCACTGAACCGGTACCGTCCCTTGTACACGGATTGTGTCCAGTTAAAAACTCCAGGATGCAGCTGGTTGTATGACACGCAGCTAACTGAGGAAGATGGACAGGAAGATAGGTGAACGggtaattcatattttgttcatCAAGACTCGTGAGAAAAAAACTCGTGGGGAAATGTATACGAAGtcaactaaatattttatatcgtaattcataatttattgtgAATCTATCATTGACCTCCTACGGTTCAAACCGGGATATTACCCATTTGACAGAGCGAAAAGATAGGAGGAAATAATGTAATGAATCAACTACTATAACATCCTTTTGAAACCTTTCGCGAAATTTTAAACATATAATAAAGAAAGGTTTGAACAATGAATGTAACCAATAAAAGAGGTCATTAAGTGCAGAAATATTCGTTAACTCTGAATGGCAACAAATAGTTTGTGTggcgtcaataaacattttctcTCTCTTCACACACAAACGCGAAAAaagtgatgacgtcatcaaccATTCAGAAAGAGATTCCGATGGTCGGATTCAGAGAAAGAGCATCATTCAAAATACCTCTTATCAATTTACACAACGTCGGATGTAATACCCTAGTTTGTCTACTATACTATACAAAGTAAATGTGGTATGCAGTACTACGTACCAAACTACGTAGTTCAATCCCTCCCCAAGACACAAATCTCATCAACATCCACAGTATAAATATATGAATCACGcgaaaaattatatataatttatcatttgaattaaTTATGGAATTAAATTAATCTGGACCtaatctttataattaaatagaaattttcatattcttaacaaatattcttttttaatttaaaatcaacgAGTGCGCTTTACACAATTATTTGACTACTATACATTTTTACAAGCTATCTAACATGCTCTACTTCTAAAAAATATCTACACACTTTGTACAAACTTTACAATATATAACAATACAAAGTATTTACATTTTATACAGCGTATTTATACGATGTAATAAATCACAGTAAGCACAGTACTAGAGGAATGTTTACAGCaggatataaattatcgaatgaTATTCATTTGCCGAACTTTTAATCCAGTATTTGGGTTAAATGTGTCCATTTTAGTCGGTAATTCACGTTGTTGCGAGGCTAAAGTATCAACCACCGCAGGAATCTTTTCCAATCTGTCTCTAACATGAGTCGGTAACAATCCTGACTGACTATACCTAGAAATAAATCAACCAACAAATGATTAAATAATCAATAcatcaaatagaaatgatacaTTAAATACCAGTTAACCTTGCTCATGCTCAGGGCTTAACTTGGATGATGAAACTTGGTAGATGGTTTTTGGTTCCAGAACATGGAATATTCAACCTTCTTGTCATTATCAAGTACAGAATTTCAAGTTAAGCAATGTTTAACGCAAGGTTTCAGGATGAATACTTACTGTACGGATTGATTAAATGTATCAGTATAAGTAATAACAGTGCCGCTTGTAGTCGCAAATACGCTTAATTGTACTCCGTCATTAAACTGTACTAAAACTTCGCCATCGGAATATTGCGATGCCCATCCTACACCTGGTACAAATACACTACACAGTGGCTGTGTCGTACGCAGTTTACTAGTTACAGGTTTACCTGCGCACACCTTAGGTACCAAATTCTCCTCATCTTCGAAtgatttcatctgaaaattaaattcaagTTTTAGTTATTGCCCAAATAATTTTAGTTAAATCTTGCTGTGGAGAGAGAATAAAACCATGCAACTTACCGATGTTTTAGGAGATTCTTGTTCATTCATATCGATACATTCAATTCTAGGCGGTGTTGTCGGTTGTTGAGACAGTAAACATTTTGGGGCGTTTCGTCTACCAATGACAGCAGGGAAACAGGATAAATCCGATGAGTCAATACCACTCAACAAAGATTCTATGTTCAAACAATGTTGACGACactgaaaatcaaattcaaacaatattcattttcaatgctttttttcttaattcagACTTTAGATGAGAGATTGATGAATGTAGATGCGCACCTCTTGAGCATAATCGAACATTTCTCTGGATTCAGTCGataaatgttgaatattaGCGTTATTCTCTAAAGTCATTGCTGTTCCGTCATTCTGTATTATTTTAGATGAATTCGCCGACATGTTTATTTTAGCTCCATCATGGAATATCACTTGAAAATCGGGTGAATTTTCCATCAGCATGCACTTACACCGTTTAGTATATAAAGTCACTTTTGGCGTCATTGATTTTACCATTCTGACgaatctgaaaatatttttttcaaatgcaaTTTAGAAAACTATGCATGAATTACTAGATAAACCGGCAATAAGAATTGACTTCTTACCTTTCTGCGTATTGATATTTCTTCCAGTATCGTTGAGGTAAATTGCTATACGTGTATGTGGTTTTATCCTCAGGAATGGGTATCGGTTCCATTGCGATCGAACGGTTTTTTCGTGGTGGTTCATATACGGTTATAAACTGCCCGTCATTACTGATCCTGACCActtctttgattttttctttttcatgttttGTTTGCAAGAATTCTAAACAGACTTGATCATCGAGGATATGGACTACAGCATTACGGGTTTTCTGTCTGATCGGCCGGAGTCTCGTTACTTCTATCTGCGAGACAATGTCTTTTATAGTTTTCGTCTCGGCATTCGATTTGTTGTTGTGACAGGAATCGGTAGATATAACGCTAACGCTTGGTAACTGGTCTCTACTAGTTGTTGAAACAGTACTACTGTTGCTGTGGTGACTGATACGACCAATAGAGGTATCGCGACCGGATGTAGGTCTGTAACGTTCTGAGCTGCGGTTGCGTTGATATTGTCCGGAGTCAGAGCAGGTTGATATCGGAGGATGGGTTTGTCCGTCGAAGTTTGTAGATCTTGGAGCACGACCCTCGGAACAAGTAGACCTACGCCCCTCAGCGCTGTAAGCACTTCGAGAACGATGTGACCTGTTGCAGCCGCTGTGAGACCGGTGAGATCGTTGCCTACTGAAACTGTCCTCATAATTTTTTGGATTAAATTGCTTTTGTTGAGCGTCATTCCAATCCGGTAAACTGCGGGTTCGACTTTTACGCCCTCCCTGATAATAATTGCTACTGGTAAAATCGATGCTGGAAGCTCCGTATCCAGGGTGATCGCTAGTGAATACAGATCCTGCTGATACTGTGCTTCTGTTTGCGCTATGCTGTGACAGTGCGCGTTGTGAGCCGTCAGTACTGCTACAAATAAATAAGCATTATATGCATAAATTGACTTCTATCAATAAGTTTAAAATTCATAACAGATCTCTGATTCTAACAGGTGGTAGTTGAATTTTAGTTATACATGATGATGTAagttaaattcaaattaaacacTAGAGACTTTATGCCAAGAGATGTTGAGTGGATTTTTAAGGAGAATTAGAATTGATCCCTGAGGATATAAAAGATAGGCATGCCCAGATGTGTCCACTGTGATGTAATCATAACAAAAGCTAATTCAGGGTTTAGATggatataaaatatttatctgTTATTGTTAGGTGGGTGATTATTTCTCATTGAGACAGGGGGAGGGTTCCATCTGTCAATATCTACAGTAATTTAACATTATTGTTCCTAACTAAACTAATTGCTAGTATTCAACTAACTATAGTAAATATTGTGTAATATCTGAGAAATAGAGGGGACAGGAAGGGTttgtaaaaatattgttttattttatgagGAATTCAGTGGAATGAAGCAAGAATTTGTTTGGGTATTATTTGAGTGAAACCTCATGGGAAGTAGGATGTTGAATGAGTGTGTCAAACACACTTTTGTCCCTACGGCATAGTGAAATTGCCCTCAAAAACAGACGTTGATTATATGAAACATTTATTTTAACAGCTAATGATTAAAAAAGGGCCCAATAGAAGGGATTGGATATATATACCCAGGCCAAACAGTTAATACTTACGATTTACTACTGAGTCTAACTGGAGGCGATAAACCGCGCTTTTCCTCATGAGATGAAATCCGAGTAGATTTCAACGTATCGTTAGTCTTCATGCGTTTACCGCAAGGTAGTGTGGTCCGGGTTGACATGGTATCATTACCGCTATCTAATGATGATTCTTGTATCTATAAAACAATGTAAAATAATCATTGAATTATTTCTCAATGAAATGATACATTGATTTTAGACATTCAATCATATAGACATTTAAAAATATACCATTAATCTAGCTCACCTGTTTTCTACATTGTGAAATATGGGATCCGGTCATGAAGGGATGATCCaaaatttctagaaaaaaaaaaagaattaaatatatatatagataggCCTGTGAGATTAATATTCATGGGATGAATTGAGACAAATTTCTCTTTCCATTCAAAGTTAGCTCAGTCAGGGGTAGGAATCATCACAGGGGAGGGGGTTATTCGATAAATCATATAGATCATAAAAACCAATAGGGGGTTGTACAACAATTAGCCTACAGGGGGCTGAACTGCCAGCTTAATTGAACTGTTTGTACATGTTAAATAGCATATTAATTACCATATCCTGAGTAATTAACAACATTTATTATTGTATAATCAGAACTTACAACAGGTTACTACCCATGAGattgaaatgttttaagagACGGCAACATTATATACATTCATAATAATCACGAACTCTATGAATATCTTAATGTTCAATTTCAAGCTATTCTAAATTCAGAGTGAACTGCTAGacctattttgaattttgaattcaaccgCTTCTTTGCTTACTGAAGAATGGCCTAGATTGTTTGATTTAGAGATATTCTCCTCACTTTCACCTAGACAGAACATTGGCAGACAGTGAAA is a genomic window of Tubulanus polymorphus chromosome 5, tnTubPoly1.2, whole genome shotgun sequence containing:
- the LOC141905131 gene encoding serine/threonine-protein kinase PLK4-like produces the protein MTSISGMGDTIEDFEVLNLLGKGGFACVYRARSITTGQEVAIKMIDKKLMHAACMVDRVKKEVEIHSRLKHPTILELYSYFEDANYVYLVLEICHNGELYRYLKQHCKILSEDEARHFLRHIVDGLLYLHSHRILHRDLTLANLLLTKDMEVKIADFGLATQLEVPDEKHFTMCGTPNYISPEIAMRTAHGLEADVWSLGCMLYTFLVGRPPFDTMAVKSTLNKVISAKFDIPHHLSTDAKHLIQSLLKKNPKERLSLKEILDHPFMTGSHISQCRKQIQESSLDSGNDTMSTRTTLPCGKRMKTNDTLKSTRISSHEEKRGLSPPVRLSSKSSTDGSQRALSQHSANRSTVSAGSVFTSDHPGYGASSIDFTSSNYYQGGRKSRTRSLPDWNDAQQKQFNPKNYEDSFSRQRSHRSHSGCNRSHRSRSAYSAEGRRSTCSEGRAPRSTNFDGQTHPPISTCSDSGQYQRNRSSERYRPTSGRDTSIGRISHHSNSSTVSTTSRDQLPSVSVISTDSCHNNKSNAETKTIKDIVSQIEVTRLRPIRQKTRNAVVHILDDQVCLEFLQTKHEKEKIKEVVRISNDGQFITVYEPPRKNRSIAMEPIPIPEDKTTYTYSNLPQRYWKKYQYAERFVRMVKSMTPKVTLYTKRCKCMLMENSPDFQVIFHDGAKINMSANSSKIIQNDGTAMTLENNANIQHLSTESREMFDYAQECRQHCLNIESLLSGIDSSDLSCFPAVIGRRNAPKCLLSQQPTTPPRIECIDMNEQESPKTSMKSFEDEENLVPKVCAGKPVTSKLRTTQPLCSVFVPGVGWASQYSDGEVLVQFNDGVQLSVFATTSGTVITYTDTFNQSVQYSQSGLLPTHVRDRLEKIPAVVDTLASQQRELPTKMDTFNPNTGLKVRQMNIIR